GCGCGTTGACGTCGGCGGGGCCGAGCGGCCCGTAGTCGGTCTGGACCCAGTCGTTCCAGAAGATCCCGGAGGCGCTCGTGGCGCCGTTGGGCACGACCATGACCAGGGTCAGCGTGCTGACCAGGACGAAACCGACCACGCCCAGGAGTTCGATCGAGCGGGGAGACCGCCAGCGCAGTCGCTGGCCGAGCGGGGGGCGGGTCCGGTCCGGGGCGTCCACGGGTCAGCTCCCGGCGGGGTGCTGCCGGTAGTCGCCGCCTCCGTAGCCGCCCCCGCCGTCGCCGTAGGGGTCGTCGGCGGCCCCTGTGCTTCCGGTTCCTTCGACGCCTCCGGCGCCCCCGCTGTCCGCGGGGGCCGAGTACGCGGCCGCGTCGGTGATCATCTGCCCCTGGGGGCCGAGGACGTACCAGGCGCCGCCCACGCCCTGGCCGTTGGTGTCGCCCGGGGCGGCGTCGCCCGTGTAGGTGTACAGGGGCCAGTCGTTGTAGGTGACCTGGGGAGCCCCGTCCTCGCGGGGGATGGAGCCGAGGAGTTCGGCGAACAGCCCTTCGGCGAGCTCCGCGGGGGTGGCGGCGTCCGCGCTCGTGCGCAGCGGAGGCCAGTTGTCGGCGCAGCCGCCGAGGCAGGTGGATTCCGCGGGCGCGTCGTCGGTGAACAGGTACAGAACGTTACCGTCGCCGTCGGTGAGCACCTCTCCAAGAGTGGCGTCATCTGCGGTTTCCAGGGAGGCCTGACCTTTGGCTCCGACTTCGTGATCGCCGTGAGATTCCTCGGAACCTACGTCACCGTAACCATTCGATCCGGAGCCACCACCGGCCTCCGCCGTACTTTCCCATTCACCTTCGGCGCCATTAGAGCATGCGGTGACCAGCAAGAACACAGCCAGCCCAGCCCCAGTGACACTCTTCGAGTAATGGTTCATGACCACACCCAATCAATGCTCAGTTATCCGACCTTTCCCCGAACGTGACCACTCGGAGATAGGGGAGAGTATGCACACGAAAAACCCGCCCCGCAGGGAAACCTCGACATTACTCGTTGGTACTAAGGGAGTGATCTGCGATAACCAGCGTGAAAAAAGTTTTCTTCGGATACCCCTGTGGCTACCGAAAGTAAAGAAATCCGCAAAGGGTCTCCCCACCCCCGGTCGGCGGTGCTACGTTCAGCCGCCAGGTGCCGTTTCATCCCCCGCGCACCTCCCCCACTCCCTCGCTGTGCCCCCGCATGCCCGAAGGGCGGACCTGCCTTGTTCCGAAGCCCTCGCAGCACACGTAGCCCCCGCAGCACGCCCAGCTCCCGCCCGGCGCCGGTCCCCGGACCACTCCGGCGGTGGGGCCCCGAACGCGCCACACCCCGCAGACCGCTGGGGGACCGCGCGGCCCGCCGACACCGCCCCTGGCTGTGGGCGTCGTTCCTGGCCGGGCTGCTCCTGGCCAACACCCTCCTGGCGCTGACCGCCCCGGACCACATGGGGGCCGTCCGCCACCTGCAGAACCTGCTCTGGACCTACTCCGGGGTACTGGCCCTGATCGGTCTGACCGCCACCGCGGTCATGGGCCTGGTCTGCGCCGACCGGCTGGTCCTCTCCCCGCGCCACCGCGTGCTGTCCCAGGCCGCCCACCGCTCCCTCGCCCTGCTCTCCTGCGGTTTCCTCATCGCCCACGTGGTGCTCCAGGTGGCCTTCACCCGGATCAACCCCGCGCAACTCCTGCTCCCCCTGGGTGTGGACGCCGCCGTGGCCACCGGGATCATCGCCACCGACCTGCTCCTGGTGGTCGTCGTGACCAGCCTGTACCGGGGCCGGTTCGCCGGGACCCGCTACGCCTGGGTCTGGCGGACGGTCCACCTCGGCGCCTACCTGTGCTGGCCGCTGGCGATCGTGCACGGCCTCACCGCCGGGCGAGCCGCCCCGGGCTGGGTGCTCGTCTGCTACCTGCTCTGCCTGTTCGCGGTCGCCGCCGCGCTGGTCGTGCGCCTGGTCGTGACGGTCCGCCCGGTCCCCGAACCCGACGAGGCCCGGGCCGGCACCGAACTCCTCTCACCAGTGGCCGTCAGCGGCGAAACCGACGACGAACTGGCCTTCTGGTCCTCGATCCGTACCCGGAGCTGACCGTGCGCACCCTGACCCTCGGAACCCCGCGGCTCACCGCCGGGCTCGACCAGCACCACCGGGTCGACCACACCGCCCACCGCGAGCTGCACGGGCCCCTCCCCCAACTGGGCGCCGACGACCTCATCACCCTGGCCGGTCTGGGCAGTCTGCGGGGGCGGGGCGGCGCGGGCTTCCCGTTCGCGCGCAAGGTCCGCGCCGTACAGACCTCCGTCCTGCGACGCGACTCCACGGCCCGGGTGGTGGTCAACGGCACCGAGGGCGAACCCGGCAGTGTCAAGGACCGGATGCTGCTCACCCGGGCGCCGCACCTGGTCCTGGACGGGGCCGAACTGGCCGCCCGCGCCCTCGGCTCCCCCGAAGTGGTGATCGGCGTGGCCGACGAGGGCGCCCGGGCCGCCGACCCGGTACTGGACTCGCTGCGCTCCGCCGTGGACGAGCGCGGTTCCGGGACCGTCTTTCGTGTGGTGCGGATGCCGGACCGGTTCGTCTCCGGGCAGGCGGGCGCGCTCGTGCAAGGCATCAACGGCCGGGTACCGCTGCCCCCGGGCACGCCGCGCCGGACCAGCGAGTCCGGGGTGGCCGGGCTACCGACCCTGCTGTCGAACGCCGAGACCTACGCCCAACTGGCGGTGCTGGCCATCGGCGGGGCCGACCGCTACGCGCAGGAGGGATGCGCGAGCCAGCCGGGGACGGTCCTGCTCTCGGTGAGCGGGGACACCGTCGTGGAGACAGCGGCCGGGACCCGCCTGTCCCGGCTGCTGTCGGCCTGCGGACTGTCCTCGGCCCGCGCGGTCCTGGTCGGCGGCTACCACGGAGCGTGGCTGTCCGGGGAGGAGATGTCCCGCGCCCGCCTGTCCCGGGACGGGATGAGCGAGGTCGGCGGCACCCTGGGAGCCGGGATCGTCCTGCCGGTCACCGGCGACACCTGTCCGTTGGGCGAGACCGCGCGGGTGCTGCGCTACCTGGCCAGGGAGAGCTCGGGCCAGTGCGGCCCGTGCGTGCGCGGGATGCCCGCCCTGGCCGACTCCTTCGTGCGGCTGCTCAGCGGGGAGGGCAGTCCGGAGGACGTGCTGGTCGCGGCCGGGATCGGCGAGGGCAAGGGCGCGTGCGCGCACCCGGACGGCAGCGCCGTGTTCGCCCGCAGCGCCCTGCGGGTGTTCTCCGAGGACCTGTCCACGCACTCCCTGACCGGAGGGTGTTCGCGGCCGGTCAAGGGGGAGCTGCCGCTGCCGGACGGATACGACACCCCCGCCCACCCCCGCCTGCTCGTGGACTGGTCCCGCTGCGACGGGCACGGCCTGTGCGCCGAGCTGTTGCCCGGACTGGTCCAGCTGGACCGCAACGGCTTCCCCGAGGAGCCCGACATCCCGGTGCCCGGACCTCTGGAAGGGGACGCCGAGCTGTCGGTGCGGATGTGCCCGGCCCTGGCCCTGCGAATCCGCGCCCCGGAACCCGGCGCGGCCCGCTGAGGTTTCGGCGGGCTGGGGTTCAGACAGCAGGGCTCAGCGAAGTATGGCGACCGGGCCGCGCGCGCCGTGCAGGACCGAGTGGCTCACCGACCCCAGCAGCAGGCCGCGGAAGCCGCCGCGGCCGCGTGAGCCCACCACGATGAGGTCGGCGGAGGTGGCCTCCTCCAAGAGCGCGACCACCGGGTGCGCGCGCACCACCCTCGTGTGCACGCGGACGTTGGGGCGGAGCAGGCGCAGGTCGGTGAGCTCCTCATCCAGGGCGTGGCGGGCGGCCTCGGCGGCGGTGGCGTCGTCGAACAGCTCCGGCGGGATCGGGCCGGTGGCCGCCGCGAAGGCCACCAGGGGCTGCCAGGCGCTCACCGCGACCAGGTCGGTGTCGGCGAACTCGGCCTGGGAGAAGGCGAACTCCAGGGCGCGGCGGCTGGGTTCGGAACCGTCCACCCCCACGATCACCCGGCTGCGGACCCCGTGCGCTGAGGCGTGGTCCCTGGGCAGCACGATCACCGGCACCGGGGCACGGGCGGCCAGTTCGATACCGACCGACCCCACGAAGGCGGCGGCGATCCCGCTCAGTCCGCGCGAGCCCACCACCACGGCGACGGTGCCGGACGAGCCCGCCTCGGTGATGAGCGCCTCCGCTGGGCGGTCGAAGGACAGCCGGGTCTGGACAGCGAGCTCGGGGAACAGGCGGACCGTCCAGTCACGGGCGTGGTCCAGGAGCCTCCGGGCCCCCGCCCCGGGGCTGTCGTCCGAGCGTTCCTCCGCCCCGCCCCAGGCCCCGAAGCTCTCCGTGGCCAGCGGGCTGGCCGCGGCGACGATCCGCACCCCGAGGCCGCGCAGCGTGGCCTGGTGCGCGGACCACTCCAGGGCGTGCCTGCTGGAGTCGGTGCCGTCCACCCCCACGACCACCCATCGTGTCGTGGCTGCGCCGTTCATCACGTGCGCCCTTCCGGTCGTCGATTTCCGCGCGGTAGCCGGACCTGTCGGCCGGTCTCCCGTGGTGTTCCACGATGATGCCGCGCGAACACACACCCGTGGATAACAGTGCCGCCGCGAGTTGGCTGACGTAGGGTCCCAGAACGAGCGGTTTCCCGGAAACGACCAGTGCTCCGAACATCCGGTGTTCCGGTGCGGACGGAACGTGCGGGCGCGTCGGTGCGTCCGAGAGACATAGCCGAGTCATCAGCGGAGACTGGGGGCGCGATGCCTAACTCAAACACCGCGAAACTGCACTGGGACTACCGGGACGGCCGGGTGGCCGCCGTTGTCGCCGCCCTCGTCTACAGCCTGTGGACCCTGGAGATCATCCTGCCCGTCGGCCCCGGCACGCCCACCGGAGCCCTCGCCGACCCCCAGTCCCCCTTCGGCCAGTTCCTGGACAGCGCACACCGGACCGCCGCGATCCTGGTGGTGGTGGCCGCCGGGCTGGGCCTGACCCTGGGGGCCAGGCGCCCCCGCCGTCGGCTGACCTTCTCCTGGTGGTCCATGGCGGTGTTCGGTGCCGCCTCGCTCGCCGCCTCCCTGCTGCCCGGCCGCTGCGTGGTCTCCACGGACGCCGCGTGCACGGTGGAGTCGATGGTGGAGGGGGTCCAGGGCGCGACGGTCGCGCAGCCGGTCCTCGCGGTGGTGGCCGCCCTGTCAGCGCTGCTGGCCTGCGCCGCGCTGACCTGGGACCGGTACGAGGCCGGGGAGCGCGCCTGGCCGGTACTGGCCCTGATCACCGCGGCCCAGGCGGTGGCCACGGTGATCGTCCTGGTGCTGGCCGGCATGGTGTACGCCGCCTCCGGTGACGGCTCGCCCGGGGTCGCGCTCGGTCTGGCCGAACGCTTCCACCTGGTCACCGTGGCGCTGTGGCTGCTGGCCGTGGGCCTGGTGCCCGGCCAGTGGAAGCGCCGCCACCGGTCCTTCTCCGCCACGCACTCGGCTGGCTGAGCCGCGTCCGAGGGGCGGGGAGGCAGGGCACGATGCTTGGGCCTCCGGGGTTCCGGAACCCGGGGGCCCGGCGCTCGGGGATCCGGCGTTCGGGGGTTCGGGTCCCGGGGGCCGGGCACCCGGGATTTCGGGGTTCGCGGGTCCGCTCCGATTCTCACGCTGAGCGGCGCTCCTCATCACCCAGTACGAACCCGCGCCACTCGCTGTAGGCCTCCAAGGCGGCACGGGTACCCAGGGCTTCGGTGCCCAGGGTCGACACGCACGTGCGGTACAGCTCGCCGAGTTCGGCCAGGGCGGTGGCCTCGTCCGAGCGCAGGGTGATGAGCAGGGCCCGGAACATGACGGTCAGCCCGTGGGTCGGCCCCAGCGCCCAGCGGAACTCCTCGAAGAGCCCGGTCAGGTGCCGCCGACCCTCCTCCCCCTCGAGGTCGCCCTCGGTGGCCAGGCGCAGCCGCACCAGCAGCACGTTGGGATGGGTGGGGCCGAGCACCCGGGTCCAGAGCTCGCACAGCCTCTCGTAGACCGCGATCGCCGCACTGTCGCCCCGCGCCTCCAGGACGTGCGCGCGGGCGAACAGGGTCGTGTGGTGGTCGTCCCCGTGGCGGCGGCGCAGCTCGGGCAGCAGGTCCTCGGCCTCGGCGACCGCCCCGTCCAGGTCGCCGACGGTGACCCGGGTCGCGGCGATCAGGAAACGCGCGTCCACGGTGGTCTCGTGGTCGGCGCCCAGTACCCGCTCCAGGTCCTCGATCGCCCCTTCCATCTCCACCCTGGCGGTGTCGGTCTCGCCCAGCAGGAACAGCAGGTGCGCGCGGCCGACCCGGGCCCGCAGGGTGAGGCGGTGGTCGGCGGACAGGTAGCGCTCCAGGTCGGGCAGGAGCGCCTCGTAGTCGTGTTCGGCGGCGAGCAGGTCCCCGGCCTCGGTTCGGTGGTGGGCGAGCAGGCGTCGGGTGTTGAGCACCTCGCGGTGGTGCGGGGGCTGGACCAGTTCCCGGGCCTCGAGCAGTGCGGCGCAGGCCCGAGCCGCCCCGGCCTCGTCCCCCGCCTCCGCCCGCCAGCGCACCAGCTGGACTCGGGCGGCCAGGGTGTCGGGGTGTTCGGGCCCGTGGACCCGGACCCGTGCGGCGACCTGGTCCGCGCAGGCCCGTGCCGCCCCGGTGGGGTCTCCCGCTTCGGCGTGCCAGCGGATCAGTTCGGTGCGGGTCTCCAGGACGTCCCCGTGGTTGGGGCCCAGTGCCCGGCGCTGCCGGGAGAGGAGTTCGGTGTAGGCCTCGACGGTCTCCGCGCTCCGACCGGTCTTGCCGGTCCACCACGCGAACCGCTCGTAGGCGGCCAACGCCCCCGGATCGTCGGCGCCCCTGGCCTGCTCGACCATCTCCGCCAGCCGCCCGTAGCTGTCGGCGGCCAGGTCGGTGAGGTCGGACTCGCCCCACAGACGTGCGATCTCCGCCTGCAGCGCCAGCATGTGCGGGTGCAGCGGCCCGACGCTGTCCGAGAGCTGCCCGGCGGTGCCGCTCAGCGCGATGGCGGCCCCGGCCGGGTCGTCCTGGGCCTCCTGTTGCAGGGCCAGGTGAACCCGGATCACCAGAGCGTCGGGATGGTCGGCCCCGAACCGCGCCACGGCCTCCTCGTGCAGGGCGCCCAGTTCCTCGGCCGCACCGCGTTCGAGGACCCCCCGCACCCGCTGATCGAACCCGGCGTCCCCGGTCCCGACCGGGCCCCTCAGATCGTCGAGGACGACTCCCCTCATGCTGCTCCCCCTTCGTGCGTGTCCGTCCGCACCAAGTCCGACGTGGGAGGCCGCCCCGGGGTTTCACCAGTCTTGTCCGCAAACGGCCCGAACCCCCAGGACCGAGGAAGCATCCGGCCTCGTCTACAGAAGGGCAGCAATTGTCTACCTCCCTAGCCGACTCGCGTCATCTCACTCCACGTACAAGGCGTGGAGGATCAGCTCTCCGAGGCACGCGAGGCCAGGGAAGCCAAGGCTCAGGCCGTCGAACGAGAACGAGAGGCCCTCGGTAGAGCCGTCTCGGCCCTGTCGGACGCTGGAGCCAGCCAGCGGGACGCCGCCCTGCTCCTGGGCATCTCCCACCAACGAATCTCCCAAATCTCGTCAGCCACCCGAACTGCCGTCTGACCTTCGCGCCGCGAGCTCTCAAGGCTCAATGGCACGAGGTCCAGGCTCAGGTGAGTTCGGCGGGCAGCGGGCGGGTGTGGACGACGTGCAGCGAACTCACCGCTCGGGTGAGGACCACGTAGAGGCGGTTGCTGCCGCGTTCCTCGGCCTCGACGATGGCGGCGGGCTCGGCCACCACCACGGAGTCGAATTCCAGACCCTTGGCGAGGCTGGCCGGGACCGCCACCAGGCGAGCGCTGTCCATGCCGGTCTCACCAAGCAGCGGGGCGTCCACGCCCTCGGCGGCCAGGGCCGTGCGCAGGGCGGGAAGCTCATGGTCGGCGGCGATCAGACCCACCGAGCCCTCGCCCTTGAGCGCGGCCCGGCAGGCCTCGGCCAGGGCCGGGGCTATGTCCTCGGCGGCCGAAACCAGCTGGAGCGCGCCCGGGGAGCGGCGGACCGCGACGGGGGCGCCCAGACCCGGGGCGATGGTGGGCAGCAGGCGGGCGGCGAAGTCGATGATCTGCGCCGGGACCCGGTAACCGCGGTTCAGGACATGCAGGTGGCCGGTGGGCTTGCCCAGGTGCTCCAGCAGCGTCGACCAGTTGCGGGCCGCCGACGGGCTCGTGCCCTGGGCGATGTCGCCGAGTACCGTGAGCGAGCCCGATCCCGCGCGCCGTCCGACCGCCCGGCACTGCATCGGGCTCAGGTCCTGGGCCTCGTCGAGAACCACGTGGCCCAACCCGGAGGGGCGTTCGATCAGCGCCGCCGCCTCGTCCACCAGGGCCAGGTCCTCCTCGGACCACTTCGCCGACTTGGGGCCGCGCGGTTTGCCCGGCAGTAGCAGTGACGTCTGCTCCTCGGGGGTGAGCAGCCCCTCCGCGGCGCGGGCCAGGCGTTCGGGGTCGGTGAGCAGCCCGAGCACCAGCTTGAGCGGTTCGACCTTGGGCCACAGGGCGGTGACCGCGGCGCGCACCGCCGGGTCCCGGCGGACCTGGGTGTGGGTGCGGTCGTCGCAGACCTCGCCCTCGGCCTCCATCAGGCTGAGGATGGCGTGCGCCATCCGGTGCGAGAGCAGTTCCCGGCCGGAACCGTAGGCGACACCGCGGTCGGCGAGCTCTTCCAGGAGGGGCCGCACGTCCTCCGGGTACAGGCGCCAGCGGCGTGAGCCCCGGCGGACCATCACGGTCTCCTCCGGGGTGCGCAGGTGAGCCCACAGGTCACGGCGGAGCACCTCGGCCATCACCGCGGAACCCTTGGTCCGCGCGGCCTCAGGGGTCTCCATCCGGCGCACCCACCCCTGCGCGGGGCGCATGCGTTCGGGCAGGTCCCGGGTGAGGAGTTCGTGGACGGTGGTCTGGTGGACGTCCACCTCGCCCAGGGCGGGGAGCACGTCCTGGATGTAGGACAGGAAGGACCGGTTGGGTCCGATGATGGCCACACCCGAACGCGAGAGGCGTTCGCGTTCGCTGTAGAGCAGGAAGGCGATGCGGTGCAGGCCGACCGCGGTCTTTCCGGTGCCGGGCGCGCCCTGCACGCACAGGGTGGTCTCCAGCGGAGCACGGACCAGGGCGTCCTGTTCGGGCTGGATGGTGGCGACGATGTCGCGCATGGGTCCCGTACGCGGGCGTTCGATCTCGGCGTTGAGGAGTTCACTGCCCAGCGGGGCCTCCGGAGAGTCCTCGCCGATCATCAGGTCCTCGTCCTCGAAGGCGGTGAGGACGGACTCGGGCTCCCCGTCGGGTCCGGCGACCGTCCCGAACCCGTACCGGCGGCGGACCCGAACCTTCATGCGGTCACTCGGTGAGGCCTGGTAGTAGGCGACGCTGATCGGCGCGCGCCAGTCCAGGACCATGGGTTTGCCCCGGCCGTCGTGCACGTGGCGGCGGCCGATGTTGATGCGGTCCGGACCGTCGTCTGTCCGGCTGTGTTCCTCGGCTCCCGCGTCGTCCTCCAGGAAGACGGTGCCGGGATCGAAGTCCAGGCGCCCGAAGTACAGGGGTGCGCTGGGAATGTCCGCCAGGGCGGCCAGGCGGCGTTCGCGACCGCGGCGCAGGGCGGCGTCGGTGACCTTGTCCTTGGCGGCGTCGCCGAAGAGCAGCTCGGTGGCGTCGACCTCCTCGCGCATACGGCGCAGTGCCGTTCGAGCCGCATGCAGGGCTTCGCGTTCGGCGAGGAGTTCGGGGTCGGCGGGCAGGGGTGCGGGATCGATCGTGGTCATGGGAGGATCTCTGGTTCGGCGGGACAGGGAGAGGCTCCACTCGTGCGCGCGGTCCCGCCCCGGTCGCCTGGAAGGCCCGGTTCGTTCCGATCCATGAGCGCGCACCACGCCCCTGGAGGGCGGTGGTGCCGAATCTGCGACCCTACCCGAAGGGCAGCCCAGCGATGGAACATTCTCCACCGGGCCCCGAGGATCAGCGGTGGGAGAGACCCGGGGCCGTCAGATGGCACGCGGTGCCCGTGTACCGGTCCTGCCCCTCCCGGTGACCTTACGCAGCAGCGACTCGGCCGGGCCGGGTCTGCCAGAGGGCGTCGAGCCCCTCCGCGTCGGTGCGGTGAGCGGCGACCGAGGAGGTGGGCGCTCCGTAGAGGTACCAGGACACGTTCGACAAGGCGATGAACAGGAGCACGAACCCGCGGGCGAGGTCGGGCACGAGAGAGCGCCGAACCTGCTGAGGGGACCGCTCGGGGCGGCCGCGACGCGTTCCGTGATCGCCATGAGGGACGGGACCGGGTCACCAGCGGGTGCCGCGTGTTCCCGGCGCCCGGTCATGATGCTTCGCCGGGCCGGTCGGCCTCGGAGTGCGACAGTGCACTGGGCGTGAGACGGCCGACGATCGCGGGCGCTTCCCGAACCAGTGGCTCGTCGTCGAGGGCTTCGGCCGGTGCCCTCCACCGCTCCGCGCGCAACGCCTGGCCGTGTCGCGGCCGGTCACGCTTGCCTGGGAACGACAACCGCGACCCCAGGCCCCCGAGCCCGGTTTCGGCTCCTGTTTCAAAGATGATCTTGCTACCAGAAGCGAAATCGGCGCCGAACTTGCTCCTGGTAGCAAGATCATCGGGGATACAGGGGTTTCGGGTGTCACGCCCCCACACTGAAAACCGGCCCCACACACACGGCCTGCCCCACCCGCCCTGCCTGCTCTCGCCCGGGGGAGGCCCGCCCGTGCCCCCACGGGGCCCGCCCGCACTGCCCTGGGCGACTCCACCACCGGGGGCTCGGCAGTCTCCACCCCCACGACACGCGGCCCGGGGAGCGGCGGGCCCGGCCCCGATCCCGGAGCCGGCTCCGATCCCCGCCCCGATCGCGGCCCCGCTCGCGGAAGCGGGATCGGTCAGGTCTTGCGGAGGCGGACGCGGCTGACCCGGTGGTCGTCGCCCTTGAAGAGGACCAGGGTGGCGCGGCCGCGGGTGGGGCGGATGTTCTCCACCAGGTTGACCTCGTTGATGGTGCGCCAGGTGTTGGCGGCGAACTCCAGGGCGTCGTTCTCCTCGATGGTGGTCGCCATGTGGTGGAAGTAGGAGCGGGGGTCGGAGAAGGCGGTGCGGCGGAGTTCGCGGAAGCGGTCGAGGTACCAGTTGCGGATGTTCTCGACCTTGGCGTCGACGTAGATGGAGTAGTCGAAGAAGTCGGCGACGGCCAGGCGCCCGGCGGTGGCGGGCTGGAGGACGTTGATGCCCTCGACGATGAGGATGTCCGGGCGGTGCACGGTCTGGCGTTCGCCGGGGACGACGTCGTAGTGCAGGTGGGAGTAGACCGGGATGTCCAGGCGGTCCGCCCCGGCCTTCATCTCGGAGACGAAGCGGACGAGCGCGCGACGGTCGTAGCTCTCCGGGAATCCCTTGCGGCGCATGAGGCCGCGGGACTGGAGCACCGCGTTCGGGTAGAGGAAGTTGTCCGTACTGACCAGCTCGACGTCCGGGTGGTTGGGCCACTGGGCGAGCAGGGAGCGCAGCAGGCGGGCCGTGGTGGACTTGCCCACGGCGACGCTGCCCGCCACACCGATGATGAACGGCGAGGGCCGGTCGGACTCGCCGAGGAAGGCGCGCACCGCGGCGTGGCGCTGCTGGGTGGCGCCCACGTGCAGGTTGAGCAGCCGGGACAGGGGCAGGTAGATGTCGCGCACCTCCTCTAGGGAGGTGGGGTCGTTGGTACCCCGCAGGTCACTGAGGTCGGCCTCGGTCAAGGACAGGGGCGTGGAGGACCGGAGGGCGGCCCAGGCCGCGCGGTCCAGTTCCACGTACGGCGAGGAGAAGCCGTTCTTCGTCACGTGAGACACGGTTGACCACACTAGACGAGCCGCGCCCCCACTCCGGGCAGCCGGTCCCCCCTTGTCCGACCTGGGACTGGAACGTGCCCGAAACCACACGTTCACCCCGCCGACGCGAAAGGTTTTTTGGCCGGCTTCGGACGGCCAGGACTGGTTCCACTCAGAGACCGGTCCACCCCTCCCACCTGCGTGGTCTACCTCCAATACACCAAATGGTCTATACCGTTACCTGCGAAAACGACCAGTGGTATGCACCACTGGTTGGTCGATTCCGGACATCTTTTCGCTTACGCTGGCGGCCATGTGCGGAATCGTTGGCTACGTCGGGCCGCAACCGGCGCTTGAGGTTGTCGTGGACGGCCTCGCAAGGTTGGAGTACCGCGGATATGACTCCGCGGGTGTCGCGGTGCTGGGTGAGGGAACCCTGCGCTCCGAGAAGCGGGCGGGCAAGCTCGCCAACCTGCGCCAGGCCCTGGAAGAGCGCCCCATCGAGGGTGATGGTGCGGGGATCGGCCACACCCGTTGGGCCACGCACGGTGCACCCAACGACGTGAACGCCCACCCCCACGTCGACAACGACAACCGGGTGGCGATCGTCCACAACGGCATCATCGAGAACTTCGCCTCCCTCCGCCTGGAGCTGGAGGAGCAGGGCTGCAAGTTCCTGTCCGAGACCGACACCGAGGTCGCCTCCCACCTGCTCAACAAGGAGCTGGAGCGGCGCGGCGACGGTGACCTCCCCGGGGCCATGCGCTCCGTGTGCAAGCGCCTTGAGGGTGCCTTCACGCTGGTCGCCATCTCCAACGACGACCCCGAGCTGGTCGTCGCGGCCCGCCGCAACTCCCCGCTGGTCGTCGGCCGCGGCGAGGGCGAGAACTTCCTGGCCAGCGACGTGGCGGCGTTCATCGCCCACACCCGCGAGGCGGTCGAGCTGGGTCAGGACCAGGTCGTGGAGCTGCGCGCCGACTCCGTGGTCGTCACCGACTACGACGGCAACCCCGTGGACGTGCACGAGTACCACGTCGACTGGGACGCCTCCGCCGCGGAGAAGGACGGCTTCGACTACTTCATGCTCAAGGAGATCGTCGAGCAGCCCAAGGCTGTCGCCGACACCCTCCTGGGCCGGGTCTCCGTCGACGGCCAGCTCACCCTGGACGAGATGCGGCTGACCCCCGCCGAGCTGCGGTCGGTCGAGAAGATCGTGATCATCGCGTGCGGCACGTCCTACCACGCGGGCCTGATCGCCAAGTACGCGATCGAGCACTGGTGCCGGATCCCCTGCGAGGTGGAGGTCGCCAGCGAGTTCCGCTACCGCGACCCGATCCTGGACCAGCAGACCCTGGTCATCGCCATCTCCCAGT
This DNA window, taken from Nocardiopsis exhalans, encodes the following:
- a CDS encoding HelD family protein; translated protein: MTTIDPAPLPADPELLAEREALHAARTALRRMREEVDATELLFGDAAKDKVTDAALRRGRERRLAALADIPSAPLYFGRLDFDPGTVFLEDDAGAEEHSRTDDGPDRINIGRRHVHDGRGKPMVLDWRAPISVAYYQASPSDRMKVRVRRRYGFGTVAGPDGEPESVLTAFEDEDLMIGEDSPEAPLGSELLNAEIERPRTGPMRDIVATIQPEQDALVRAPLETTLCVQGAPGTGKTAVGLHRIAFLLYSERERLSRSGVAIIGPNRSFLSYIQDVLPALGEVDVHQTTVHELLTRDLPERMRPAQGWVRRMETPEAARTKGSAVMAEVLRRDLWAHLRTPEETVMVRRGSRRWRLYPEDVRPLLEELADRGVAYGSGRELLSHRMAHAILSLMEAEGEVCDDRTHTQVRRDPAVRAAVTALWPKVEPLKLVLGLLTDPERLARAAEGLLTPEEQTSLLLPGKPRGPKSAKWSEEDLALVDEAAALIERPSGLGHVVLDEAQDLSPMQCRAVGRRAGSGSLTVLGDIAQGTSPSAARNWSTLLEHLGKPTGHLHVLNRGYRVPAQIIDFAARLLPTIAPGLGAPVAVRRSPGALQLVSAAEDIAPALAEACRAALKGEGSVGLIAADHELPALRTALAAEGVDAPLLGETGMDSARLVAVPASLAKGLEFDSVVVAEPAAIVEAEERGSNRLYVVLTRAVSSLHVVHTRPLPAELT
- a CDS encoding COG4315 family predicted lipoprotein, with protein sequence MNHYSKSVTGAGLAVFLLVTACSNGAEGEWESTAEAGGGSGSNGYGDVGSEESHGDHEVGAKGQASLETADDATLGEVLTDGDGNVLYLFTDDAPAESTCLGGCADNWPPLRTSADAATPAELAEGLFAELLGSIPREDGAPQVTYNDWPLYTYTGDAAPGDTNGQGVGGAWYVLGPQGQMITDAAAYSAPADSGGAGGVEGTGSTGAADDPYGDGGGGYGGGDYRQHPAGS
- a CDS encoding NADH-quinone oxidoreductase subunit NuoF family protein yields the protein MRTLTLGTPRLTAGLDQHHRVDHTAHRELHGPLPQLGADDLITLAGLGSLRGRGGAGFPFARKVRAVQTSVLRRDSTARVVVNGTEGEPGSVKDRMLLTRAPHLVLDGAELAARALGSPEVVIGVADEGARAADPVLDSLRSAVDERGSGTVFRVVRMPDRFVSGQAGALVQGINGRVPLPPGTPRRTSESGVAGLPTLLSNAETYAQLAVLAIGGADRYAQEGCASQPGTVLLSVSGDTVVETAAGTRLSRLLSACGLSSARAVLVGGYHGAWLSGEEMSRARLSRDGMSEVGGTLGAGIVLPVTGDTCPLGETARVLRYLARESSGQCGPCVRGMPALADSFVRLLSGEGSPEDVLVAAGIGEGKGACAHPDGSAVFARSALRVFSEDLSTHSLTGGCSRPVKGELPLPDGYDTPAHPRLLVDWSRCDGHGLCAELLPGLVQLDRNGFPEEPDIPVPGPLEGDAELSVRMCPALALRIRAPEPGAAR
- the coaA gene encoding type I pantothenate kinase, giving the protein MELDRAAWAALRSSTPLSLTEADLSDLRGTNDPTSLEEVRDIYLPLSRLLNLHVGATQQRHAAVRAFLGESDRPSPFIIGVAGSVAVGKSTTARLLRSLLAQWPNHPDVELVSTDNFLYPNAVLQSRGLMRRKGFPESYDRRALVRFVSEMKAGADRLDIPVYSHLHYDVVPGERQTVHRPDILIVEGINVLQPATAGRLAVADFFDYSIYVDAKVENIRNWYLDRFRELRRTAFSDPRSYFHHMATTIEENDALEFAANTWRTINEVNLVENIRPTRGRATLVLFKGDDHRVSRVRLRKT
- a CDS encoding DUF998 domain-containing protein — encoded protein: MPNSNTAKLHWDYRDGRVAAVVAALVYSLWTLEIILPVGPGTPTGALADPQSPFGQFLDSAHRTAAILVVVAAGLGLTLGARRPRRRLTFSWWSMAVFGAASLAASLLPGRCVVSTDAACTVESMVEGVQGATVAQPVLAVVAALSALLACAALTWDRYEAGERAWPVLALITAAQAVATVIVLVLAGMVYAASGDGSPGVALGLAERFHLVTVALWLLAVGLVPGQWKRRHRSFSATHSAG
- a CDS encoding universal stress protein, giving the protein MNGAATTRWVVVGVDGTDSSRHALEWSAHQATLRGLGVRIVAAASPLATESFGAWGGAEERSDDSPGAGARRLLDHARDWTVRLFPELAVQTRLSFDRPAEALITEAGSSGTVAVVVGSRGLSGIAAAFVGSVGIELAARAPVPVIVLPRDHASAHGVRSRVIVGVDGSEPSRRALEFAFSQAEFADTDLVAVSAWQPLVAFAAATGPIPPELFDDATAAEAARHALDEELTDLRLLRPNVRVHTRVVRAHPVVALLEEATSADLIVVGSRGRGGFRGLLLGSVSHSVLHGARGPVAILR